In Xiphias gladius isolate SHS-SW01 ecotype Sanya breed wild chromosome 6, ASM1685928v1, whole genome shotgun sequence, a single genomic region encodes these proteins:
- the si:dkey-183n20.15 gene encoding RING-HC_RNF170 domain-containing protein isoform X1 yields the protein MHPYHKSQSRPDHLPSEGPVGQGHLGSPRSLVCAPEQSAPTYMSCHKESSTSHRDWHCPVCLQTASFPVQTNCGHLFCAPCLIAYWRHGSWLDAISCPLCRQKVSVLCHLFNESRSDRQSKEVLGEITDYNKRYSGAPRRVTDYLCDAPLLLQLLARGLGTMGGLVWLFFFRVALCCVGTVVSISSPPLDPVSSPAASPLETDPSLCGLLGVLDDLVVVILLLICVININQQMVPERGRHSANATTSRGVMGNSL from the exons ATGCACCCGTACCACAAGTCTCAGTCCAG ACCGGACCATCTCCCCTCTGAGGGTCCAGTGGGTCAGGGTCACCTCGGGTCACCCAGGTCTTTGGTTTGTGCACCTGAGCAGTCAGCACCAACGTATATGAGCTGCCACAAG GAATCATCCACAAGCCATCGAGACTGGCACTGCCCAGTCTGCCTGCAGACCGCCAGCTTCCCAGTCCAGACGAACTGTGGCCATTTGTTCTGTG CTCCCTGTCTGATCGCCTACTGGAGACATGGGTCATGGTTGGACGCAATCAGCTGCCCTCTGTGTAGACAGAAG GTCAGTGTGCTTTGCCATCTATTTAACGAGAGTCGATCAGACCGACAGTCAAAGGAAGTTCTTGGGGAAATCACAGATTACAACAAACGTTATTCTGGAGCCCCACGACGG GTGACAGACTACCTGTGTGATGCGCCCCTTCTCCTGCAGTTACTGGCCCGTGGCCTCGGCACCATGGGAGGCCTTGTGTGGCTATTTTTCTTCAGGGTGGCCCTGTGCTGCGTGGGCACTGTGGTGtccatctcctcccctcctttgGACCCTGTGTCCTCACCAGCAGCAAGTCCCCTAGAAACAGACCCCTCCCTCTGCGGCCTGCTGGGGGTTCTGGATGACCTGGTGGTGGTCATCCTTCTCCTTATCTGCGTTATCAACATCAACCAGCAAATGGTGCCAGAGAGAGGAAGGCACTCTGCAAATGCTACAACCTCACGAGGAGTAATGGGGAATTCACTGTAG
- the si:dkey-183n20.15 gene encoding RING-HC_RNF170 domain-containing protein isoform X2, with protein sequence MHPYHKSQSRPDHLPSEGPVGQGHLGSPRSLVCAPEQSAPTYMSCHKESSTSHRDWHCPVCLQTASFPVQTNCGHLFCAPCLIAYWRHGSWLDAISCPLCRQKVTDYLCDAPLLLQLLARGLGTMGGLVWLFFFRVALCCVGTVVSISSPPLDPVSSPAASPLETDPSLCGLLGVLDDLVVVILLLICVININQQMVPERGRHSANATTSRGVMGNSL encoded by the exons ATGCACCCGTACCACAAGTCTCAGTCCAG ACCGGACCATCTCCCCTCTGAGGGTCCAGTGGGTCAGGGTCACCTCGGGTCACCCAGGTCTTTGGTTTGTGCACCTGAGCAGTCAGCACCAACGTATATGAGCTGCCACAAG GAATCATCCACAAGCCATCGAGACTGGCACTGCCCAGTCTGCCTGCAGACCGCCAGCTTCCCAGTCCAGACGAACTGTGGCCATTTGTTCTGTG CTCCCTGTCTGATCGCCTACTGGAGACATGGGTCATGGTTGGACGCAATCAGCTGCCCTCTGTGTAGACAGAAG GTGACAGACTACCTGTGTGATGCGCCCCTTCTCCTGCAGTTACTGGCCCGTGGCCTCGGCACCATGGGAGGCCTTGTGTGGCTATTTTTCTTCAGGGTGGCCCTGTGCTGCGTGGGCACTGTGGTGtccatctcctcccctcctttgGACCCTGTGTCCTCACCAGCAGCAAGTCCCCTAGAAACAGACCCCTCCCTCTGCGGCCTGCTGGGGGTTCTGGATGACCTGGTGGTGGTCATCCTTCTCCTTATCTGCGTTATCAACATCAACCAGCAAATGGTGCCAGAGAGAGGAAGGCACTCTGCAAATGCTACAACCTCACGAGGAGTAATGGGGAATTCACTGTAG
- the pfas gene encoding phosphoribosylformylglycinamidine synthase encodes MAVVRFYSNEAVNGRALQRAAKLYHQLSITTELCYNVELTGCESLSAEQKEVLLWLFRPPLQADPLSEKPNLIEGSGEKLVEIGPRLNFSTAWSTNAVSICHSAGLTNVTRVELSRRFLIKPKKGESVTKLNGDLNKLIECLYDSMTECVYQHPITSFIVETKPQPVFEVDILGKGRAALETANDDLGLAFDSWDLDYYTSMFQRIKRNPTSVECFDLAQSNSEHSRHWFFRGRMVMDGQEQNETLFSLIMDTQRHSNQNNVIKFCDNSSGIKGMEMECIYPKDPSQASPYETRHSLRHVIFTAETHNFPTGVAPFSGATTGTGGRIRDVQSAGRGGHVIAGTAGYCFGNLHIPGYVLPWESEGEGWEYPSSFAPPLQVAIEASDGASDYGNKFGEPVLSGFARSFGMRLANGERREWIKPIMFSGGLGSIEDTHVKKEEAQTGMEVVKIGGPVYRIGVGGGAASSVQVQGDNSSDRDLGAVQRGDAEMEQKMNRALRACLERSSGNPVCSIHDQGAGGNGNVLKELSEPAGAIIYCSRFKKGDPTLSVLELWGAEYQESNALLLSPSDRSFLERVCQREKCPVDFVGNITGDGRIVLVDDEGGSGDQADGGRCPVDLQLEWVLGKMPQKEFKMERLTPTLKLLALPAGLTVKDALDRVLRLPAVASKRYLTNKVDRSVTGLVAQQQCVGPLHTPLADVAVVALSPFSLEGAATAIGEQPIKGLVCPAAGARMAVGEALTNLVFARVTALKDVKCSGNWMWAAKLPGEGACLWEACKAMCEVMGQLGVAIDGGKDSLSMAARVGKETVKAPGALVISAYAVCPDITATVTPDLEGPDGKGVLLWVPLSPGRHRLGGSALAQCYGQLGDCSPDLDQPALLTACFNTTQTLIHDRLLSAGHDISDGGLISCLLEMAFAGNRGIDVELSSQGTGVMELLFSEELGLVLEVSQSDVETVCQRFSDAGVQCNRIGRTCGFGPEAMVSVRVDGQELLREPLPNLRALWEDTSFQLERLQANEICVKQEEEGLAKRTQPYFKLTFDPSETPSISQLTARQPRVAVVREEGSNGDREMSVSLYMAGFEVWDVTMQDLCSGSLTLEHFKAVVFVGGFSYADVLGSAKGWAATVAYNPKAKADFDRFRQRDDTLSLGVCNGCQLLALLGWVGEGKDGAESEVVLIHNKSGRFESRFVSVGIQASPSIWLQGMEGSALGVWVAHGEGLMQFHSSQAQDQTISGGLAPLHYLDDQGRPTEEYPLNPNGSPQGIAGLCSRDGRHLAMMPHPERCTLSWQWPWAPRDFRPSLTPSPWLRMFKNAAAWCSNIQ; translated from the exons ATGGCTGTGGTGCGGTTCTACAGTAATGAAGCTGTTAACGGGCGAGCCTTACAACGGGCAGCCAAGCTCTACCACCAGCTGTCAATCACCACGGAGCTGTGCTACAATGTGGAGCTGACAG gctgtGAGAGTCTCAGTGCAGAGCAGAAGGAGGTTCTCCTCTGGTTGTTTCGTCCTCCCCTGCAGGCGGACCCCCTGTCGGAGAAACCAAATCTCATAGAGGGCAGCGGGGAGAAACTGGTGGAGATCGGACCGAG GTTGAACTTCTCCACCGCCTGGTCCACTAACGCTGTGTCCATCTGCCACAGTGCCGGTCTCACTAATGTCACGCGGGTTGAGCTGTCTCGCAGGTTTCTAATCAAg cCCAAAAAGGGAGAGAGTGTTACCAAGCTCAATGGAGATCTAAACAAACTTATTGAGTGTCTGTATGACAGTATGACCGAGTGTGTCTATCAGCATCCCATCACCTCTTTCATTGTGGAAACCAAACCACAACCAGTGTTTGAGGTGGACATCCTGGGGAAGGGTCGTGCAGCCTTGGAGACAGCAAACGATGATCTGG GTCTGGCCTTTGACTCCTGGGATCTGGACTACTACACATCAATGTTCCAGAGGATTAAAAGGAACCCCACTAGCGTGGAGTGTTTTGACCTGGCCCAGTCCAACAG TGAGCACAGTCGTCACTGGTTCTTCCGGGGGCGGATGGTGATGGACGGGCAGGAGCAGAATGAGACTCTTTTCAGTCTCATAATGGACACCCAGCGTCACAGCAACCAGAACAACGTCATCAAGTTCTGCGACAACAGCAG TGGTATCAAAGGCATGGAAATGGAGTGTATTTACCCAAAAGATCCATCCCAAGCCAGCCCGTATGAGACACGGCACTCACTACGACATGTCATCTtcactgcagagacacacaacTTCCCGACAG GTGTAGCACCATTCAGTGGGGCCACCACAGGAACAGGAGGTCGTATCAGAGATGTCCAGAGTGCGGGACGAGGGGGCCACGTCATCGCCGGCACTGCAGGATACTGCTTCGGCAATCTGCATATACCAG GTTACGTTCTCCCCTGGGAGTCTGAAGGAGAGGGCTGGGAGTATCCCTCCAGCTTTGCCCCTCCGCTGCAGGTGGCCATCGAGGCCAGTGACGGAGCATCAGACTACGGCAACAAGTTTGGGGAACCTGTCCTGTCAG GTTTTGCTCGCTCCTTTGGTATGCGGCTGGCTAATGGTGAGCGGCGAGAGTGGATTAAGCCAATCATGTTCAGCGGTGGTCTCGGTTCTATTGAAGATACACATGTGAAGAAAGAAGAGGCACAGACAG GGATGGAAGTGGTGAAGATCGGAGGGCCGGTGTACAGGATCGGCGTGGGAGGAGGAGCGGCCTCCTCTGTACAA GTCCAGGGGGACAACTCCAGCGACAGGGATCTGGGTGCAGTGCAGAGGGGAGATGCTGAAATGGAGCAGAAGATGAATCGCGCTCTAAGGGCGTGCCTGGAAAGAAGCAGTGGCAATCCAGTCTGCAGTATACATGATCAGGGGGCGGGAGGAAATG GTAATGTGCTCAAGGAGCTCAGTGAGCCAGCTGGAGCTATAATCTACTGCAGCAGATTCAAG AAAGGGGACCCCACTTTGAGTGTGTTGGAGCTGTGGGGAGCAGAGTATCAGGAGAGCAATGCCTTGCTGCTCAGCCCATCAGACAGGTCTTTCCTGGAGAGGGTGTGTCAGAGGGAGAAGTGTCCCGTTGACTTTGTGGGAAACATCACCGGAGACGGCAGG ATTGTGCTAGTAGATGATGAGGGGGGTAGTGGTGATCAAGCAGACGGAGGGCGTTGTCCTGTCGACCTTCAGCTGGAGTGGGTTCTGGGAAAGATGCCTCAGAAGGAGTTTAAGATGGAGCGTCTGACCCCGACCCTCAAGCTGCTGGCTCTTCCTGCTGGGCTGACAGTCAAAGATGCTCTGGATAGAGTCTTACGTTTGCCTGCTGTGGCGTCCAAACGCTACCTAACCAACAAG GTGGACCGGTCTGTGACTGGGTTGGTTGCCCAGCAACAGTGTGTCGGCCCTCTTCACACCCCACTAGCCGACgttgctgttgttgctctgtCACCGTTCAGCCTAGAGGGAGCAGCGACGGCCATCGGGGAGCAGCCAATTAAAGGGCTCGTCTGTCCTGCGGCGGGGGCTCGTATGGCTGTGGGAGAAGCTCTTACCAATCTGGTGTTTGCCAGAGTCACAGCGCTTAAG GATGTGAAGTGTAGTGGTAACTGGATGTGGGCTGCCAAGTTGCCCGGTGAAGGAGCTTGTTTGTGGGAGGCCTGCAAAGCCATGTGTGAGGTCATGGGTCAGCTTGGAGTGGCCATCGATGGGGGCAAGGACTCTTTAAGTATGGCCGCAAGAGTGGGGAAAGAGACGGTCAAAGCTCCAG GTGCTCTGGTTATCTCGGCATATGCTGTTTGTCCTGACATCACGGCCACTGTGACGCCCGATCTTGAGGGTCCAGATGGCAAAG GCGTGTTGTTGTGGGTTCCTCTCAGTCCAGGCCGTCATCGTCTTGGAGGGTCTGCCCTGGCTCAGTGCTACGGCCAGCTTGGAGATTGCTCTCCTGACCTGGACCAGCCAGCACTATTGACTGCCTGCTTCAACACAACTCAGACACTCATACACG ATCGTCTGCTGAGCGCAGGACATGACATCAGTGATGGAGGCCTCATCTCCTGCCTGCTGGAGATGGCATTTGCAGGAAACCGTGGAATTGATGTTGAGTTGTCATCACAAGGAACTGGAG TCATGGAGCTGTTGTTCAGCGAGGAGTTGGGATTGGTTCTGGAGGTTTCACAGTCTGATGTAGAAACAGTGTGTCAGAGATTCAGCGACGCAGGTGTGCAGTGCAACCGTATCGGCAGAACCTGTGGCTTCGGACCAGAGGCTATG GTCAGTGTTCGTGTGGATGGACAAGAGCTACTGAGAGAGCCGCTACCTAACCTCAGAGCACTGTGGGAGGACACCAGTTTCCAGCTGGAGCGCCTTCAGGCCAATGAGATCTGTGttaaacaggaagaggagggttTGGCCAAGAGGACACAGCCCTACTTTAAACTGACCTTCGACCCCTCTGAAACGCCCAGCATCAGCCAGCTCA CTGCAAGGCAGCCTCGTGTAGCAGTGGTGAGAGAGGAAGGTAGTAACGGAGACCGAGAgatgtctgtgtctttgtataTGGCAGGCTTTGAG gtgtgggATGTCACGATGCAGGATCTGTGCTCTGGCTCCCTGACCCTGGAGCATTTCAAAGCAGTAGTGTTTGTTGGTGGATTCAGCTACGCAGACGTCCTTGGATCTGCTAAAG GTTGGGCTGCGACTGTTGCATATAACCCCAAGGCCAAGGCTGATTTTGATCGCTTCCGGCAGCGGGACGACACACTGAGTCTAGGTGTGTGCAATGGCTGCCAGCTGCTCGCCCTGCTGGGCTGGGTGGGAGAAGGCAAGGATGGAGCAG AGTCTGAAGTGGTGTTGATTCATAATAAGTCTGGCAGGTTTGAGTCGCGATTCGTCAGCGTTGGGATCCAGGCTTCCCCATCCATTTGGCTCCAAGGCATGGAGGGATCAGCTCTGGGAGTCTGGGTTGCACATGGAGAAG GTCTGATGCAATTCCATAGCTCCCAGGCTCAGGACCAGACTATTTCTGGTGGGCTCGCCCCCCTACACTACCTTGACGACCAAGGTCGTCCCACCGAAGAGTACCCTCTTAACCCTAACGGCTCCCCGCAGGGTATCGCAGGCCTCTGCTCCAGGGACGGCAGACACCTGGCCATGATGCCCCACCCTGAGCGCTGCACCCTGAGCTGGCAGTGGCCCTGGGCCCCGAGGGACTTCAGGCCTTCTCTCACACCTTCACCCTGGCTACGCATGTTCAAGAACGCAGCTGCCTGGTGCAGCAACATACAATGA